One Candidatus Palauibacter australiensis DNA window includes the following coding sequences:
- the uppS gene encoding polyprenyl diphosphate synthase, which yields MSGNKSGMTAALEAVRRGEVPTHVAVIMDGNGRWARQRGLPRWEGHRAGMTAVREIIEGSVEAGVAHLTLYAFSDENWFRPSMEVEALMTLLQEYVRSQREALVKHGIRVTVFGDRVRLPEEVRQAIADLEASTEGGTALEVHLAISYGSRAELAGVARTLAQRCLEGELAPEEIDAERFGAELLTRDWPDPDLLIRTSGEQRISNFLLWQLAYAELFVTDVLWPDFTREHLFGALVDYRRRERRFGLVKT from the coding sequence ATGAGCGGGAACAAGAGCGGCATGACGGCGGCCCTGGAAGCCGTGCGACGGGGGGAGGTGCCGACGCACGTCGCCGTCATCATGGACGGAAACGGCCGCTGGGCGAGACAGCGTGGCCTGCCGAGATGGGAAGGGCACCGCGCGGGCATGACGGCGGTGCGCGAGATCATCGAGGGGTCGGTGGAGGCCGGCGTGGCCCACCTCACCCTGTACGCCTTCTCGGATGAGAACTGGTTCCGGCCTTCCATGGAGGTGGAGGCGCTGATGACGCTCCTCCAGGAGTACGTGAGGAGCCAGCGCGAAGCTCTCGTCAAGCACGGAATCCGGGTCACCGTGTTCGGTGATCGGGTGCGGCTTCCGGAGGAGGTCCGGCAGGCGATCGCGGACCTCGAGGCGTCGACGGAGGGTGGGACGGCCCTGGAAGTGCACCTCGCGATCAGCTACGGATCGCGGGCGGAACTCGCGGGGGTGGCGCGAACGCTTGCGCAGCGATGCCTGGAGGGCGAGCTGGCCCCGGAGGAGATCGACGCCGAACGCTTCGGGGCCGAACTCCTGACGAGGGACTGGCCGGACCCGGACCTCCTGATCCGCACATCGGGAGAGCAGCGCATCTCCAACTTCCTTCTCTGGCAACTCGCGTACGCGGAACTCTTCGTGACGGATGTCCTGTGGCCCGACTTCACCCGCGAGCACCTCTTCGGCGCGCTGGTCGACTACCGGCGCCGCGAGCGGAGATTCGGGCTGGTGAAGACGTGA
- the dxr gene encoding 1-deoxy-D-xylulose-5-phosphate reductoisomerase codes for MKHVAVLGATGSVGGGTLDVIRRHPTRFRAAVLTANRRWEALDALALDRDPDFVVLGTPPPDDFAPRWAGEWRFGPDALAEAAGSSGIDIVLNAIVGFAGLDATLTALGAGKRLALANKESLVAGGDLVMRAQRRGGGELLPVDSEHSAVHQCLAGRPVSEVARVTLTASGGPFREWPARRLATVTPADALRHPTWSMGAKITIDSATLANKALEVIEAHALFGLPYERIEVVVHPTSIVHSVVEFRDGSSLAQLGRPSMEVPILWALGYPDRLDDARRETGFDPVRDGPLEFEPVREEDFPLFRAGVAAGEAGGEFPVAFNAANEVAVERFLSGDVGFRELADVVLRTLERFSSRAIESVEDARRVDARARAIARDPHGESKSGDAE; via the coding sequence TTGAAGCACGTCGCCGTTCTCGGCGCCACGGGATCCGTTGGTGGGGGCACGCTCGACGTGATCCGCCGCCACCCAACGCGGTTTCGCGCCGCCGTCCTCACGGCGAACCGACGCTGGGAGGCGCTGGACGCGCTCGCGCTCGACCGGGACCCCGATTTCGTCGTGCTCGGGACTCCGCCGCCGGACGACTTCGCGCCGCGCTGGGCCGGAGAATGGCGGTTCGGCCCCGACGCGCTCGCGGAGGCCGCCGGATCCTCCGGGATCGACATCGTGCTCAATGCGATCGTAGGGTTTGCCGGGCTCGACGCGACGCTGACGGCGCTCGGAGCGGGGAAGCGGCTGGCGCTCGCCAACAAGGAGTCGCTCGTAGCGGGAGGAGACCTCGTGATGCGGGCGCAGCGCCGCGGAGGCGGTGAACTCCTTCCCGTGGACAGCGAACACTCCGCGGTCCACCAGTGCCTGGCCGGGCGCCCCGTGTCGGAGGTCGCGCGGGTCACCCTCACGGCTTCTGGCGGTCCCTTCCGCGAGTGGCCGGCGCGGCGACTCGCCACCGTCACTCCGGCCGATGCCCTCCGTCACCCCACATGGTCGATGGGCGCCAAGATCACGATCGACTCCGCCACGCTGGCGAACAAGGCGCTCGAGGTCATCGAAGCACACGCGTTGTTCGGTCTCCCCTACGAGCGTATCGAGGTTGTCGTCCACCCCACGTCGATCGTCCACTCCGTCGTCGAGTTCAGGGACGGTTCCTCGCTTGCGCAGCTGGGCCGGCCCTCGATGGAGGTTCCGATCCTCTGGGCCCTCGGCTACCCCGACCGGCTGGACGACGCACGCCGGGAGACGGGGTTCGACCCCGTACGGGATGGTCCACTGGAGTTTGAACCGGTGCGGGAGGAGGATTTCCCGCTCTTCCGCGCGGGGGTCGCGGCGGGAGAGGCGGGAGGCGAGTTTCCGGTGGCCTTCAACGCGGCCAACGAGGTTGCGGTCGAGCGGTTCCTCTCCGGGGACGTCGGCTTCAGGGAACTCGCCGATGTCGTGCTTCGTACGCTGGAACGGTTCTCGTCGCGCGCCATCGAATCGGTGGAGGATGCGCGACGCGTCGACGCCCGCGCGCGCGCCATCGCCCGCGACCCACATGGGGAGTCCAAGTCGGGAGACGCTGAGTGA
- a CDS encoding phosphatidate cytidylyltransferase produces the protein MSPNLRKRLAVAGVGVPLCALVTYAGGVVFVTGLGAAAALGYREFASMMRGTGTRVLALPGAVAAFLFPVAVFAGGLEGGGFYAAGLMLALPALALATVSLSERPIRAAACTTFGVFYVGGLLALGLPLREGGLPLAATGDPGAGRMAGTLLFFLPVVITWLADTAAYLGGRALGKRPLAPRVSPNKTVAGAVCALLAGVATAALYPRFLLPELWALDVVPTLAFGLVVTGMAIVGDLAESALKRECGVKDSSGLLPGHGGMLDRLDSILWAVPAAFLFLFLFG, from the coding sequence ATGAGTCCCAACCTCCGCAAGAGACTCGCGGTCGCAGGTGTCGGCGTCCCCCTCTGCGCGCTCGTTACCTACGCCGGCGGGGTCGTCTTCGTCACGGGGCTGGGCGCGGCGGCCGCGCTCGGTTACCGGGAATTCGCATCGATGATGCGCGGGACGGGAACGCGGGTCCTCGCGCTGCCGGGAGCGGTGGCTGCGTTCTTGTTTCCGGTCGCCGTCTTCGCGGGCGGTCTTGAGGGCGGCGGCTTCTATGCGGCGGGTCTGATGCTCGCGCTCCCCGCGCTCGCCCTCGCGACGGTGAGCCTGTCGGAGCGGCCGATCCGGGCCGCGGCCTGCACGACCTTCGGGGTCTTCTACGTCGGCGGACTGCTCGCGCTGGGCCTCCCCCTGCGCGAAGGTGGACTCCCGCTCGCGGCCACCGGCGATCCGGGTGCCGGGCGGATGGCCGGTACGCTGCTCTTCTTCCTTCCGGTCGTCATCACGTGGCTCGCCGACACGGCGGCGTACCTCGGCGGACGAGCGCTCGGGAAACGCCCGCTCGCGCCGCGTGTGAGCCCCAACAAGACGGTTGCGGGAGCCGTGTGCGCGCTGCTGGCGGGCGTCGCTACCGCGGCTCTCTATCCGAGATTCCTCCTGCCGGAACTCTGGGCACTGGATGTGGTGCCGACGCTGGCTTTCGGGCTGGTCGTGACGGGGATGGCGATCGTCGGTGATCTCGCGGAATCCGCGCTCAAGCGCGAATGCGGGGTGAAGGACTCGTCGGGTCTGCTGCCCGGGCACGGGGGGATGTTGGACCGGCTCGATTCCATCCTGTGGGCGGTCCCGGCCGCGTTCCTCTTCCTCTTCCTCTTCGGGTGA
- the eno gene encoding phosphopyruvate hydratase: MTAIVRVAGREIVDSRGNPTVEADVHLENGAIGRAAVPSGASTGEHESVELRDRDPARYGGKGVRRAVAHVNGEIAAAVRGWDASDQRGLDTALITLDGTPNKGRLGANAILAVSMAAARAAAASAGAPLFRHLGGDPHVLPVPMLNILNGGAHANNAVDIQEFMILPVGVQRFSEGLRVGVEVFHALRRRLSDAGYSTAVGDEGGVAPDLTSNREALDLIMAAIVDAGYEPGAEVALSLDCAASEFYDAKAGTYRLESAGEAGELDARALVSLYEDWLAAYPIVSIEDGLHENDWEGWATLTSRVGDRVQLVGDDLFVTNVDRLARGIETGVGNAILIKLNQIGTVSETLDAIRLAAGANFGVVISHRSGETADTFIADLAVATNAGQIKTGSACRSERVAKYNQLLRIEERLGPRATYPGSAVYGGR, translated from the coding sequence GTGACGGCCATCGTCCGGGTCGCCGGCCGCGAGATCGTCGATTCGCGCGGCAACCCGACGGTCGAGGCCGACGTGCACCTCGAGAACGGCGCGATCGGCCGCGCCGCCGTACCGAGCGGCGCATCGACCGGCGAGCACGAGTCGGTCGAGCTGCGCGACCGCGACCCCGCGCGCTACGGCGGCAAGGGCGTGCGACGCGCGGTCGCGCACGTCAATGGTGAGATCGCCGCCGCCGTGCGAGGGTGGGACGCCTCGGACCAGCGCGGGCTCGACACCGCGCTCATCACGCTGGACGGTACCCCGAACAAGGGCCGTCTCGGCGCGAACGCAATCCTCGCCGTGTCCATGGCGGCGGCGCGCGCGGCCGCGGCTTCGGCGGGGGCGCCCCTGTTCCGGCACCTCGGCGGGGATCCGCACGTCCTTCCGGTCCCGATGCTGAATATCCTCAACGGGGGCGCGCACGCGAACAACGCCGTCGACATACAGGAGTTCATGATTCTTCCCGTCGGCGTTCAGCGCTTCTCCGAAGGTCTTCGGGTCGGCGTGGAGGTGTTCCACGCGCTGAGGCGCCGACTGTCGGATGCGGGATATTCGACCGCCGTCGGGGACGAGGGCGGGGTGGCGCCGGATCTGACTTCGAACCGCGAGGCCCTGGACCTCATCATGGCGGCGATCGTCGACGCGGGCTACGAGCCCGGCGCGGAGGTCGCACTCTCTCTCGATTGTGCCGCGTCGGAGTTCTACGACGCGAAGGCCGGAACGTACCGGCTTGAGAGCGCCGGCGAAGCAGGAGAACTCGACGCACGGGCTCTCGTGTCGCTCTACGAGGACTGGCTGGCAGCGTATCCCATCGTCTCGATCGAAGACGGTCTCCACGAAAACGACTGGGAGGGATGGGCGACGCTCACGTCCCGGGTCGGGGACCGCGTTCAGCTCGTGGGGGACGATCTCTTCGTGACCAACGTGGATCGTCTGGCCCGCGGGATCGAGACCGGGGTCGGGAACGCGATCCTCATCAAGCTCAATCAGATCGGGACCGTGAGCGAGACGCTGGATGCGATCCGCCTGGCCGCGGGAGCGAACTTCGGCGTCGTGATCTCGCACCGCTCGGGGGAAACGGCCGACACGTTCATCGCGGACCTCGCCGTGGCGACGAACGCCGGACAGATCAAAACGGGAAGCGCGTGCCGTTCGGAGCGCGTCGCGAAGTACAACCAGCTGCTGCGGATTGAAGAACGGCTCGGCCCGAGGGCGACCTATCCGGGGTCCGCCGTGTACGGAGGTCGATGA
- the thiL gene encoding thiamine-phosphate kinase — MNITGPALAEGPETARIRALLDGAGADGSRTDPAVTVTLPVGDDAAAFRPPDGAQVVVSCDASVEGVHFRREWMTWETIGYRAAASALSDLAAMAATPVGLVVAAALPPELDVEIAAALGRGVGGIAGRVGAEVLGGDLVASPGPAFLDVTVLGHAAAPTTRSGARPGDELWVTGELGAAATALRDLERGLEPDPGARRAFDRPRPRIEEMLWLRERVRIHAAIDLSDGVMRDARHLAAASRVALEVEADRLPAAPALEGFRHAPAGERLLLAGGEDYELLLAVPAGAMQGTERAFAVAFDLPLTRIGSVREGEGLTVSGRLNPELPEGFDHFEVGR; from the coding sequence ATGAACATCACCGGTCCGGCGCTCGCGGAGGGGCCCGAAACGGCGCGCATTCGGGCGCTCCTGGACGGAGCCGGTGCGGACGGCAGCCGCACCGACCCGGCGGTCACCGTCACGCTGCCGGTCGGAGACGATGCCGCGGCCTTCCGTCCTCCGGATGGCGCGCAGGTCGTGGTGAGCTGCGACGCGAGCGTGGAGGGCGTCCACTTTCGCCGCGAATGGATGACGTGGGAGACGATCGGGTACCGCGCGGCTGCGTCGGCGCTGAGCGACCTCGCGGCCATGGCCGCGACTCCCGTCGGCCTCGTCGTGGCGGCGGCGCTGCCCCCCGAGTTGGACGTCGAGATCGCCGCGGCCCTCGGGCGGGGCGTGGGAGGGATCGCCGGCCGGGTTGGCGCGGAGGTCCTCGGCGGCGATCTGGTCGCGTCGCCGGGGCCGGCGTTCCTCGACGTCACCGTCCTCGGTCATGCGGCGGCTCCGACGACGCGGAGCGGGGCGCGCCCGGGCGATGAGCTGTGGGTGACCGGAGAACTCGGCGCGGCCGCGACCGCGCTGCGCGACCTGGAGCGGGGACTGGAGCCGGACCCGGGGGCCCGCCGTGCCTTCGACCGACCACGCCCCCGGATCGAGGAGATGCTGTGGCTCCGGGAACGAGTGCGGATCCACGCCGCGATCGACCTTTCCGACGGTGTGATGCGGGATGCGCGCCATCTCGCGGCGGCTTCCCGGGTCGCTCTGGAAGTCGAGGCGGATCGCCTCCCGGCCGCCCCCGCGCTCGAGGGCTTTCGTCATGCGCCGGCCGGGGAACGCCTCCTCCTCGCCGGCGGTGAGGACTACGAACTGCTCCTTGCCGTGCCCGCCGGAGCCATGCAGGGGACGGAGCGGGCATTCGCCGTCGCGTTCGATCTCCCGCTCACGCGCATCGGGAGCGTGCGCGAAGGCGAGGGGCTGACCGTGAGCGGGCGTTTGAATCCGGAGCTTCCCGAGGGATTCGACCATTTCGAGGTCGGGCGTTGA
- a CDS encoding lysophospholipid acyltransferase family protein, with product MIRTAVFYVALVLSTIFFGALAATVALVRGGRAWMDRANRGWARSVLWAAGVRVTVHGLEHLHPSGVQIIAANHQSYFDIWALIAGLPASIRFIAKRELGNIPMLSVGMRSAGHVLIDRDRPRSARETLRRASDRMHAEQLTLVLFPEGTRSRDGRLGRFRRGAFALALETRAPLVPAAVDGGQRVYPPGAKRVSPGMVTVRLGPAIRLEGAEPADRGTLMRETRAAIEGMLPDGGSGGGASG from the coding sequence TTGATCAGGACGGCGGTCTTCTACGTCGCCCTCGTGCTTTCAACGATCTTCTTCGGGGCCTTGGCGGCGACGGTTGCTCTCGTCCGAGGCGGCCGGGCATGGATGGACCGCGCCAACCGGGGGTGGGCTCGCTCCGTGCTGTGGGCTGCGGGAGTGCGCGTCACGGTCCACGGCCTCGAGCACCTCCACCCGTCGGGGGTCCAGATCATCGCCGCGAATCACCAGTCGTACTTCGACATCTGGGCGCTCATCGCCGGGCTTCCCGCGTCCATACGCTTCATCGCGAAGCGGGAGTTGGGGAACATTCCGATGCTCTCGGTGGGGATGCGCTCGGCGGGGCATGTGCTCATCGACCGCGACCGGCCCCGGAGCGCCAGAGAAACGCTTCGGCGGGCGAGCGACCGGATGCATGCCGAGCAACTGACGCTCGTGCTGTTTCCCGAAGGGACGCGGTCGCGGGACGGCCGACTGGGGCGTTTCCGGCGAGGTGCCTTCGCCCTCGCGCTGGAGACGCGGGCGCCCCTGGTTCCCGCGGCGGTCGATGGAGGCCAGCGCGTCTATCCGCCCGGTGCGAAGCGGGTGAGCCCCGGCATGGTCACGGTGCGGCTGGGGCCGGCGATCCGGCTGGAGGGAGCGGAGCCGGCGGACCGGGGGACGTTGATGCGCGAGACCCGTGCCGCCATCGAAGGGATGCTCCCGGACGGCGGCTCGGGCGGCGGCGCGTCAGGGTAG
- a CDS encoding septum formation initiator family protein: MMAEAANRRLTRAITFIALIGAGYYWMVGGEYTRAGLDRLEREIESRRAEGTAREDELASIRAWADSLVSNSWAIERVARERYGFVRPDEILVRFVELGDGSDPPSPPPRVNTPP; the protein is encoded by the coding sequence ATGATGGCGGAGGCGGCCAACCGTCGGCTCACGCGGGCCATCACCTTCATCGCCCTGATCGGCGCGGGCTATTACTGGATGGTGGGTGGAGAATACACGAGGGCCGGACTGGATCGACTCGAGCGGGAGATCGAATCGCGGAGAGCGGAGGGTACGGCCCGCGAAGATGAGCTCGCGTCGATCCGGGCCTGGGCCGACAGTCTCGTGTCGAACTCCTGGGCGATCGAGCGCGTGGCGCGGGAACGGTACGGATTCGTCCGTCCCGACGAGATCCTGGTGCGGTTCGTCGAGCTGGGAGACGGAAGTGATCCTCCTTCGCCGCCTCCGCGAGTGAACACACCTCCGTGA
- the thiI gene encoding tRNA 4-thiouridine(8) synthase ThiI produces MRALVRFSGELSTKARRTRSRFQNRLATNLRDAFEAEGIDAALESGWSRFHVESPDAAFLDPLLRTFGVSSCSVLAGECEADLDTIIATGTTLFAESVRGRSYAVRARRSGSHRFSSSDIQQRLGAALNPGATVNLGNPDITVFVEVRDERVFFHEDRIRGPSGLPLGVQGHALALISGGFDSAVAAWMALRRGIRLDYAFCNLGGSAYERLVVEVTKILADRWSYGTRPRLHVLDFGPVVEAMRARAKPAYLQVVLKRMMYRAAATIGERIGAEAIVTGESVGQVSSQTLRNLRAIENASSLPVLRPLLGFHKEEILDRAREIGTYDLSARVREYCDLVPQRPVTASSPEAAAAQESAVGLEELDEAVAGAAMHDVRALRPESMVGASLYVAEVPDGAVILDTRARDAFEAWHWPGATLRDLPQLERDFGELDRDATYVLCCTEGVRTAYLAEVMQRAGYEAYSFLGGAPRMRRIAQGRSGID; encoded by the coding sequence GTGCGGGCCCTCGTGCGGTTCTCCGGCGAGCTCTCGACCAAGGCGCGCCGGACGCGGTCGCGCTTCCAGAACCGGCTCGCGACCAATCTGCGCGATGCGTTCGAAGCCGAAGGGATCGACGCCGCGCTCGAGTCCGGCTGGAGCCGCTTCCATGTCGAGAGCCCGGACGCGGCCTTTCTCGATCCTCTCCTGCGCACCTTCGGCGTGTCCAGTTGCTCCGTGCTGGCCGGCGAGTGCGAGGCGGACCTGGACACGATCATCGCCACGGGCACGACCCTCTTTGCCGAATCCGTGCGGGGCCGGAGCTACGCGGTGCGGGCCCGCCGCTCCGGTTCGCACCGCTTTTCCTCCTCCGACATCCAGCAGCGTCTCGGGGCGGCCCTCAACCCCGGCGCCACCGTGAACCTCGGGAATCCGGACATCACCGTGTTCGTCGAGGTCCGTGACGAACGGGTCTTCTTTCACGAGGACAGGATCCGGGGACCGTCCGGCCTGCCGCTCGGAGTGCAGGGGCACGCCCTCGCCCTCATCTCCGGCGGTTTCGACTCGGCGGTCGCCGCCTGGATGGCGCTGCGCCGGGGGATTCGCCTCGACTACGCCTTCTGCAACCTCGGCGGGAGCGCCTACGAGCGGTTGGTCGTCGAGGTCACGAAGATCCTGGCGGATCGCTGGAGCTACGGGACGCGGCCCCGGCTGCACGTCCTCGATTTCGGCCCGGTCGTCGAGGCGATGCGGGCCCGCGCCAAGCCCGCGTACCTGCAGGTCGTCCTCAAGCGGATGATGTATCGGGCGGCCGCGACGATCGGGGAACGGATCGGCGCCGAGGCGATCGTCACGGGCGAATCGGTCGGGCAGGTCTCGTCGCAGACGCTCCGCAATCTCCGCGCGATTGAGAACGCCTCCTCGCTCCCGGTGCTTCGACCCCTGCTCGGATTCCACAAGGAGGAGATCCTTGATCGGGCGCGGGAGATCGGCACCTACGACCTGTCGGCCCGGGTGCGCGAGTACTGCGACCTCGTGCCGCAACGGCCGGTCACCGCGTCGTCGCCCGAGGCCGCCGCGGCGCAGGAGTCGGCCGTGGGCCTCGAGGAACTCGACGAGGCGGTTGCCGGCGCGGCCATGCACGATGTGCGCGCCCTGCGTCCGGAATCCATGGTCGGAGCGTCCCTGTACGTGGCCGAGGTGCCCGACGGAGCGGTCATCCTCGACACCCGCGCCCGCGACGCATTCGAGGCCTGGCACTGGCCGGGGGCGACCCTCCGCGATCTCCCGCAACTCGAGCGGGACTTCGGCGAACTCGATCGCGACGCGACGTACGTGCTATGCTGCACGGAGGGCGTGCGAACGGCCTACCTGGCCGAGGTCATGCAACGGGCGGGGTACGAGGCCTACTCCTTCCTGGGCGGCGCACCCCGCATGCGGCGCATCGCGCAAGGCCGGTCGGGGATCGACTGA
- a CDS encoding NAD(P)H-hydrate dehydratase yields the protein MRVPAFPPSDWWRCAAREVWLPTAAEMAGIDRAAIESGAIPERALIENAGRALARHVHERFPAGRVAVLAGSGHNGADALVAGRTLSAWGRSVGFLRCGSRTPDPDVLAGWSLTLDPPEALDRELAAADVVIDGILGTGLTTAPRPPQAKIIERVNAARAAVVAADGPSGVDFTTGRVPGAAIRADLTVTFGWPKTGLLSFPARERIGDLISVEIGFPPPEPPPSARAVTAAWVAGLLGERAADGHKGDAGYLAILGGERGMAGAVVLAARAAIRAGAGIVRVVSAAENRKIVQTGVPEAVFVDWSSSEAVRSTLNWAGAVAVGPGLGTGPKRAELMRRVLEDGSVPLVLDADALNVLSAEAAEAGVPLGPLAPRRSVLLTPHPGEMARLLGTSVGEVRGDAPTAARRLAGATGATVLLKGAPTWVARPGGELRATTLVSPAFASGGMGDVLTGVCGACLASGLGPADAASAALTLTALAILHDVDEIGGSAADVPDALPAARRALGTVRSGVWPGVNLALPAVPPAATGDRVG from the coding sequence ATGCGGGTTCCCGCCTTCCCGCCATCGGACTGGTGGCGCTGTGCCGCCCGCGAAGTGTGGCTGCCCACCGCGGCCGAGATGGCGGGGATCGACCGCGCCGCCATCGAATCGGGAGCGATACCGGAACGCGCGCTGATCGAGAACGCGGGTCGAGCGTTGGCGCGCCATGTGCACGAACGGTTCCCGGCCGGCCGCGTAGCGGTGCTCGCGGGAAGCGGTCACAACGGCGCCGACGCCCTCGTGGCGGGACGGACCCTCTCCGCCTGGGGACGATCCGTCGGGTTCCTCCGATGCGGAAGCCGAACCCCGGATCCGGATGTCCTCGCGGGCTGGAGCCTGACTCTCGACCCGCCGGAAGCGCTGGACCGGGAACTCGCCGCGGCCGATGTCGTCATCGACGGCATTCTGGGGACGGGCCTGACGACGGCGCCCCGCCCGCCCCAGGCGAAGATCATCGAACGCGTGAACGCAGCCCGGGCCGCCGTGGTCGCGGCCGATGGTCCCAGCGGCGTGGACTTTACGACGGGTCGCGTGCCGGGGGCCGCAATTCGGGCCGACCTGACCGTCACCTTCGGGTGGCCGAAGACCGGCCTGCTGAGTTTCCCGGCGCGCGAGCGCATCGGCGATCTGATTTCGGTCGAGATCGGCTTTCCGCCGCCGGAGCCGCCTCCGTCCGCCCGGGCCGTGACGGCGGCATGGGTGGCCGGCCTCCTCGGAGAGCGGGCCGCCGACGGCCACAAGGGCGACGCGGGCTACCTCGCGATCCTTGGCGGAGAGCGTGGCATGGCCGGCGCCGTGGTGCTTGCCGCCCGCGCCGCGATCCGGGCGGGGGCCGGCATCGTGCGCGTCGTGAGCGCCGCGGAGAACCGGAAGATCGTGCAGACCGGCGTCCCCGAGGCCGTATTCGTCGACTGGTCCTCGTCCGAGGCGGTCCGGTCGACGCTGAACTGGGCCGGCGCGGTCGCCGTCGGACCGGGTCTGGGAACGGGGCCGAAGCGAGCCGAGTTGATGCGGCGCGTGCTGGAGGATGGGTCCGTCCCGCTCGTCCTCGATGCGGACGCGCTGAACGTGCTTTCGGCGGAGGCGGCGGAGGCCGGGGTCCCGCTTGGTCCGCTCGCACCGCGCCGTTCCGTCCTCCTGACTCCGCATCCCGGCGAGATGGCGCGGTTGCTCGGCACGTCCGTGGGTGAAGTCCGCGGAGATGCCCCGACCGCGGCCCGGCGGCTGGCCGGTGCGACGGGGGCGACCGTGCTGCTCAAGGGCGCGCCGACCTGGGTCGCGCGGCCGGGGGGCGAACTGCGCGCGACCACGCTCGTGAGTCCGGCGTTCGCGAGCGGCGGCATGGGCGACGTGCTGACCGGCGTGTGCGGTGCCTGTCTGGCGTCCGGCCTCGGCCCCGCCGACGCGGCGTCCGCCGCTCTGACGCTCACGGCTCTCGCGATTCTGCACGACGTGGACGAGATCGGCGGATCCGCGGCGGACGTGCCGGACGCACTGCCGGCCGCGCGCCGGGCGTTGGGCACGGTGCGATCCGGCGTCTGGCCGGGGGTCAACCTCGCCCTTCCCGCCGTGCCGCCCGCCGCCACCGGGGACCGGGTCGGATGA
- the rseP gene encoding RIP metalloprotease RseP yields the protein MIVTILVTILVLGVLIFVHELGHFAAAKSVGIDVPRFSIGLGPKMVGFRRGGTEYVLSWIPLGGYVKMAGMADEEVTSTLEGGGAPEETARRKAGPGPGDFDGKPLWARVFAISAGVIMNWLFAVVAFAALAMGRGVFEPRIVEVAPGSPAAEAGLRSDDLIRRVDGVAVHDPAQATMRIERRAGESIEIVVERGGERLTFVATPEAVEQYSDLTGESRTVGRVGISIGADGGRAGPIAALGRGWSDTTYWGGAILQFLGDLVTGRSSAREVGGPILIGEISGRAARAGFWELLSFMAIISVNLAIFNLLPIPVLDGGHLLFLAIEAIRGRALSVQARVRFTTVGMVFVLALMVWAVGNDVLRVLLR from the coding sequence GTGATCGTAACGATTCTGGTAACCATCCTTGTCCTGGGCGTGCTCATTTTCGTGCACGAGCTGGGGCATTTCGCCGCTGCGAAGAGCGTTGGGATCGACGTGCCGCGGTTTTCGATCGGTCTGGGACCGAAGATGGTGGGATTCCGGCGCGGTGGAACGGAGTACGTCCTCTCATGGATCCCGCTCGGCGGCTACGTCAAGATGGCGGGGATGGCGGACGAGGAAGTGACATCGACGCTCGAGGGCGGAGGCGCGCCGGAAGAGACGGCACGGCGCAAAGCGGGCCCGGGGCCCGGAGATTTTGACGGGAAGCCGCTCTGGGCCCGCGTTTTCGCCATCTCGGCCGGCGTCATCATGAACTGGTTGTTCGCGGTCGTTGCCTTCGCCGCGCTCGCGATGGGGCGTGGCGTGTTCGAGCCGCGGATCGTCGAGGTTGCGCCCGGATCGCCTGCGGCGGAGGCGGGACTTCGGAGCGACGATCTGATCCGGCGCGTGGATGGTGTCGCGGTGCACGACCCCGCCCAGGCGACTATGCGGATCGAGCGACGCGCGGGGGAATCCATCGAGATCGTCGTGGAGCGGGGCGGGGAGCGACTCACCTTCGTCGCGACGCCCGAGGCGGTCGAGCAATACTCGGATCTCACCGGAGAATCGAGGACGGTCGGGCGCGTCGGGATCTCGATCGGCGCCGACGGAGGTCGAGCCGGCCCGATCGCGGCGCTGGGGCGCGGGTGGTCGGACACAACCTACTGGGGCGGTGCGATCCTCCAGTTCCTCGGAGACCTCGTCACCGGGCGAAGTTCGGCGCGCGAGGTCGGCGGCCCCATCCTGATCGGGGAAATTTCCGGCCGCGCCGCGCGCGCGGGATTCTGGGAACTCCTGAGCTTCATGGCGATCATCAGCGTCAATCTGGCCATCTTCAATCTGTTGCCCATTCCCGTCCTCGACGGAGGACACCTGCTCTTCCTGGCCATCGAGGCGATCCGCGGCCGGGCGCTCAGCGTCCAGGCGCGCGTACGGTTCACGACGGTGGGCATGGTCTTCGTCCTCGCACTCATGGTGTGGGCCGTGGGGAACGACGTGCTGAGGGTGCTTCTCCGCTAG